One Bacillota bacterium genomic region harbors:
- a CDS encoding alpha/beta-type small acid-soluble spore protein, producing the protein MGRKKNNDRLRTLRQLDRLKWETAEHLGLADDVGRPRELTAREAGKLGDQVAKRSVKQGEQAIRREGARKAEKNL; encoded by the coding sequence TTGGGAAGGAAGAAGAACAACGACCGCTTGAGAACCCTGCGCCAACTTGACCGGTTGAAGTGGGAGACCGCGGAGCACCTGGGACTCGCGGATGACGTGGGAAGGCCTCGTGAACTCACCGCCCGGGAAGCGGGCAAGCTCGGCGACCAAGTGGCGAAAAGATCCGTAAAGCAGGGAGAGCAGGCCATCCGGCGCGAAGGCGCGAGGAAGGCGGAGAAGAACCTCTGA